In Arthrobacter sp. B3I4, the following proteins share a genomic window:
- the ybaK gene encoding Cys-tRNA(Pro) deacylase, translated as MARKHASQGTPATAALAAAGVSFVAHPYSHDPAAASYGLEAAEVLGIDPARVFKTLMVEVDGRLAVGVVPVSGSLDLKAMAAALGGKRAAMADPATAERRTGYVLGGISPLGQRQPSPTVVDDSALGLETLLVSGGRRGLDLELSPADLIRLTAARTARIGTPRG; from the coding sequence GTGGCCCGCAAACACGCATCCCAGGGAACCCCTGCCACCGCGGCCCTCGCGGCGGCCGGGGTTTCCTTTGTTGCGCACCCCTACAGTCACGACCCGGCCGCAGCCAGCTACGGGCTTGAGGCCGCGGAAGTGCTGGGGATTGATCCCGCTCGGGTGTTCAAGACGCTGATGGTCGAGGTTGACGGCCGGCTCGCCGTCGGCGTCGTTCCGGTCAGCGGAAGCCTGGACCTGAAGGCGATGGCAGCGGCGCTCGGCGGCAAAAGGGCGGCCATGGCGGATCCGGCGACGGCGGAGCGCCGCACCGGCTACGTGCTGGGCGGCATCTCGCCGCTGGGCCAGCGCCAGCCCTCCCCTACCGTCGTCGACGATAGTGCCCTGGGCCTGGAGACCCTGCTGGTGTCCGGCGGCCGGCGCGGCCTGGACCTGGAGCTCAGCCCGGCCGACCTGATCCGGCTCACCGCCGCGCGCACCGCGCGGATCGGCACGCCCCGGGGCTGA
- a CDS encoding sulfurtransferase translates to MPYPVEQNEKFAGYAHPERLVSTEWLAAAIEDGALDGGKLVVVESDEDVLLYEMGHIPGAVKIDWHTDLNDEVTRDYVDGEAFAALAAAKGISRDSTVVIYGDKSNWWAAYALWVFTLFGHEDVRLLDGGRDKWIAEGRAVTTDKPAVTPGNYPVVERNDAPIRAFKEDVLAHFGKPLIDVRSAEEYTGQRTHMPAYPEEGALRGGHIPTAASIPWARAAAEDGTYRSRPELEALYLDEAGLKEGDDVVAYCRIGERSSHTWFALKFLLGFDTVRNYDGSWTEWGNAVRVPIVKGTERGSVPAGR, encoded by the coding sequence ATGCCCTACCCCGTTGAGCAGAACGAGAAGTTCGCCGGCTACGCCCACCCGGAACGCCTGGTCTCTACCGAGTGGCTCGCTGCAGCGATCGAAGACGGCGCGCTCGACGGCGGCAAGCTGGTGGTCGTCGAATCCGACGAAGACGTGCTGCTGTACGAGATGGGCCACATCCCCGGGGCCGTGAAGATCGATTGGCACACCGACCTGAACGATGAGGTCACCCGCGACTACGTGGACGGTGAGGCATTCGCCGCCCTGGCCGCGGCCAAGGGAATCTCCCGGGACAGCACCGTGGTCATCTATGGCGACAAGTCGAACTGGTGGGCCGCATATGCGCTCTGGGTTTTCACGCTCTTCGGCCACGAGGACGTCCGGCTGCTCGACGGCGGCCGGGACAAGTGGATCGCGGAAGGCCGCGCCGTCACCACCGACAAGCCGGCCGTCACCCCGGGGAACTACCCCGTGGTGGAACGCAACGACGCCCCGATCCGCGCCTTCAAGGAAGACGTTCTGGCGCACTTCGGCAAGCCCCTAATCGACGTCCGCTCCGCCGAGGAATACACCGGCCAGCGCACGCACATGCCCGCGTACCCGGAAGAGGGCGCGCTGCGCGGCGGCCACATCCCCACCGCCGCGTCGATCCCGTGGGCCCGCGCGGCCGCGGAGGACGGCACCTACCGCAGCCGTCCCGAGCTGGAGGCCCTGTACCTGGACGAAGCAGGGCTCAAGGAAGGCGACGACGTCGTGGCCTACTGCCGGATCGGGGAACGTTCCAGCCACACCTGGTTCGCGCTGAAGTTCCTGCTGGGTTTCGACACGGTCCGCAACTACGACGGTTCCTGGACCGAGTGGGGCAACGCGGTGCGCGTCCCGATCGTCAAGGGCACCGAACGCGGCTCGGTACCGGCCGGACGATAG
- a CDS encoding SufE family protein — protein MNTSPLPAALAEIVDDFQALEEAERLQLLLEFSRELPDPPARLQDHPELMEQVVECQSPLFLTIETEPAAAAEAGAAERVRLFFKAPPEAPTTRGFAGVLHEGLDGLSPAEILAVPDDMPELLGLTRAITPLRMRGMTAMLGRIKRKVAALPQHS, from the coding sequence ATGAATACTTCTCCCCTCCCCGCCGCCCTCGCGGAAATTGTCGATGACTTCCAGGCCCTTGAGGAAGCCGAGCGGCTGCAGCTCCTGCTCGAGTTTTCGCGCGAGCTGCCGGATCCTCCCGCCCGGCTCCAGGACCACCCCGAGCTGATGGAACAGGTGGTGGAATGCCAGTCGCCGCTGTTCCTCACCATCGAGACCGAACCTGCCGCCGCGGCTGAGGCGGGCGCTGCGGAACGTGTCCGGCTGTTCTTCAAGGCTCCGCCGGAGGCGCCCACCACGCGCGGTTTTGCCGGCGTGCTGCACGAAGGACTGGACGGCCTAAGCCCTGCCGAGATCCTCGCCGTCCCGGACGACATGCCCGAACTGCTGGGCCTCACCCGCGCTATCACGCCACTGCGGATGCGCGGCATGACGGCAATGCTCGGCCGGATCAAGCGCAAGGTCGCTGCTCTGCCGCAGCACAGCTGA
- a CDS encoding S9 family peptidase: MVSTPRPVLPLHRMPASRHPFRLRAAALAVGVRSVGGSSAGGRSAARRSVGRPGAPDAKVPGNAKWAFAGLVGGSAAAGLLAAGSSALALYFARRVITPVSVREEDQEVLAVIRDGGRQQVILKATPDSTVEGVYGFIFDGGRGHARLGRIVSYSPPEQTVLREVEAVYSGDLATARRGYWSGVVHPDPAALELPAEEVQIAVDGGMAPAWLVPPAPAPASAAPGASAGAGTAAGVGTPASDVWAIMVHGRGASRQEGLRAARLASGLGLSSLLISYRNDGLAPSAEDGRYGLGSTEWRDVEAAISYALDHGASEVVLFGWSMGGAICLQTADLSRFHHLIRAMVLDAPVINWVDVLAHHAQLNRIPSAVGQYGQLMMSHPLGRRLTGLAAPVDLKAMDWVSRAVELRTPTLILHSVDDEYVPYGPSAALAEKNPEMVTFEAFSTARHTKEWNVDPKRWEALVAAWLRQQLAPRPTPAG; encoded by the coding sequence ATGGTCTCCACCCCGCGCCCTGTCCTGCCATTGCACCGGATGCCCGCTTCCCGGCACCCCTTCCGCCTGCGCGCCGCGGCCCTTGCCGTCGGCGTGCGCAGCGTCGGCGGGAGTAGCGCCGGCGGGCGTAGCGCGGCGCGGCGTAGTGTCGGCAGGCCAGGGGCGCCGGATGCCAAAGTGCCGGGGAACGCCAAGTGGGCGTTCGCCGGCCTGGTCGGCGGCAGCGCGGCGGCCGGGCTGCTTGCCGCCGGCTCGTCGGCACTGGCCCTCTACTTCGCGCGGCGCGTCATTACCCCGGTCAGCGTCCGGGAAGAGGACCAGGAGGTGCTGGCGGTGATCCGGGACGGCGGCAGGCAGCAGGTCATTCTCAAGGCAACCCCGGATTCCACCGTGGAAGGGGTGTACGGCTTTATCTTCGACGGCGGACGCGGGCACGCGCGGCTGGGCCGCATCGTGTCCTATTCACCGCCTGAACAGACGGTGCTCCGCGAGGTCGAAGCGGTTTACAGCGGCGATCTGGCGACGGCACGGCGCGGCTACTGGAGCGGAGTCGTCCACCCCGATCCCGCGGCCCTGGAACTGCCCGCCGAGGAAGTGCAGATCGCCGTCGACGGCGGCATGGCCCCGGCCTGGCTGGTCCCTCCCGCTCCCGCGCCCGCTTCCGCAGCCCCGGGCGCCAGCGCAGGCGCGGGCACGGCCGCCGGTGTGGGGACGCCGGCGTCGGACGTCTGGGCGATCATGGTCCACGGCCGCGGGGCGTCACGCCAGGAAGGCCTCCGGGCCGCCCGGCTGGCCAGCGGCCTCGGCCTGTCCAGCCTGCTGATTTCCTACCGTAACGACGGGCTCGCTCCCTCTGCCGAGGACGGCCGCTACGGCCTCGGTTCTACCGAGTGGCGGGACGTCGAGGCGGCCATCAGCTACGCGCTCGACCACGGCGCCAGCGAGGTCGTGCTCTTCGGCTGGTCCATGGGCGGGGCGATCTGCCTGCAAACAGCCGATCTGTCCCGCTTCCACCACCTGATCCGCGCCATGGTGCTGGACGCCCCGGTAATCAACTGGGTCGACGTGCTGGCCCACCACGCGCAGCTGAACCGGATTCCGTCCGCCGTCGGACAGTACGGGCAGCTGATGATGAGCCACCCGCTGGGCCGCCGGCTGACCGGGCTCGCCGCCCCGGTGGACCTGAAGGCGATGGACTGGGTGTCCCGCGCTGTGGAGTTGCGGACGCCGACGCTGATCCTGCACTCGGTGGACGATGAATACGTTCCCTACGGCCCCTCCGCCGCGCTTGCGGAAAAGAACCCGGAAATGGTGACTTTCGAAGCATTCAGCACCGCCCGGCACACCAAGGAATGGAACGTGGACCCCAAACGCTGGGAGGCCCTGGTTGCGGCGTGGCTGCGGCAACAGCTGGCGCCGCGGCCCACCCCGGCCGGCTGA